The following proteins are co-located in the Plasmodium brasilianum strain Bolivian I chromosome 11, whole genome shotgun sequence genome:
- a CDS encoding hypothetical protein (conserved Plasmodium protein), with protein sequence MTTEEDDSKNVAKTDEGTRVNICCKINESSKKCLDTVDENNGNIQKRFESLNKTIEDMNMHFNNILKDNEEKYVLTFNAYMYDVQKEIRILKKIVKEEKIKELKDEKVKKLQKELKWYINECLRLDNVSQFLKKEAEKWKRNSELMKNHMLFLEKKLSKMYETVIRTQSIKNCKEDEEKKVEKTEQQIRGKVEKEEDESNKGDENDIYSEEKKKLGIEKKLNKKGTSLTKEQERVRVRDEHFECKLKKKGKTDNFTYKELNYKITNLENKLKRQMNINCSLQEKLTKHYIEKSKYEKLFIDCVQQLKKDIGKQTMSNDKEKYIEDNFSALINESELSTFTKEEKKKLLITFFSSNDLIHFMKKNVFCKEKTSFDFHPKYSYPNTTIKYQKRSDISPFIL encoded by the coding sequence ATGACGACTGAAGAGGATGACAGCAAAAACGTCGCGAAGACTGACGAAGGAACGAGGGTGAACATATGTTGCAAAATAAACGAATCATCAAAAAAATGCTTGGACACTGTGGATgaaaataatggaaatatTCAAAAACGCTTCGAGTCGTTAAATAAAACCATAGAGGATATGAATATGCATTTCAATAATATCCTTAAggataatgaagaaaaatatgtacttACTTTTaacgcatatatgtatgatgtACAGAAGGAAATAcgaattttgaaaaaaattgtaaaagaagaaaaaataaaagaattaaaagatgaaaaagtaaaaaaattacaaaaagaaCTTAAGTGGTACATAAACGAATGTTTAAGGTTAGACAATGTttcacaatttttaaaaaaggaagcagaaaaatggaaaagaaatAGTGAACTTATGAAAAACCACATGTTATtcttggaaaaaaaattatcaaaaatgTATGAAACGGTTATTCGAACACAAAGTATAAAGAACTGTAAAGAGGATGAGGAGAAAAAGGTAGAAAAAACGGAACAACAGATACGAGGGAAAGTTGAAAAGGAAGAAGACGAAAGCAACAAAGGAGACGAAAATGACATATATAgcgaagaaaagaaaaagttggGAATCGAAAAGAAGttgaataaaaaaggtaCTTCCCTTACAAAAGAACAGGAAAGAGTAAGAGTAAGGGACGAACATTTTGAGTGTAAACTGaagaagaaaggaaaaacagACAATTTTACCTACAAAGAATTAAACTACAAGATAacaaatttagaaaataaattaaagagacaaatgaatataaattgtAGTTTACAAGAAAAACTTACAAAAcattatattgaaaaatcgaaatatgaaaaattatttattgacTGTGTTCAACAACTTAAAAAGGACATAGGAAAACAAACCATGAGTAATgacaaagaaaaatatatagaggATAATTTCTCCGCCTTAATAAATGAATCTGAATTAAGTACCTTTActaaggaagaaaaaaaaaaattactaataacctttttttcttcaaatgatttaattcattttatgaagaaaaatgttttttgtaaagaaaaaacatcATTTGATTTTCACCCAAAATATAGCTACCCCAACACGACAATAAAATACCAGAAGAGGTCTGACATTtctccttttattttgtaa